From the genome of Ziziphus jujuba cultivar Dongzao chromosome 6, ASM3175591v1, one region includes:
- the LOC125419073 gene encoding disease resistance protein RUN1-like: protein MSKISRDIKVCRAAFSEIYNLRILKIYCEKKFKLYLPQGLGSRLSDNIHNKKFKLYLPQGLGSYLSDKLSYLQWDLYPLKSLPSKFSPENLVELILHGSHVQKLWNHHEVKSLPMLRRIDLSYSQLLTELPDLSHSPNLESLNLEGCKSLVHVLSSLPNLEKLTYLNLNGCSKLRDLDDISKSTQGYLDVARLGGIKNLWKNFTYLKSCIQSFTGNLCLYSSQDHISQKFAPNLRCLLLCHTAIETVPPSIGDLSGLVQLKLSFCRKFKSLPSSIYHLKSLESLNLCGCEKLKTFPEILEPMKRLRFLQLSYSGIKELPESIVNLVSLINLDTSGCKDLEFLPNGLCNLRNLKAIRLGFCSKLQKLPSLPPSLHVLYVNNCERLKYLPELQSLCKFLSASGCTSLENISNWSAAPLLDHLSDIFVYTDYIDFYGCEKLDRNTHNTMIADRVVIQILASIKFGSDTPYHNFCYPGDEIPKWFNHQTCGTSINNIMLPPYWNNDDFLALAICIVFHWNKIDKNRMLITSCTLKFKTIDDGSLYKYHNCTLSSMFNQFSSDHVLIWYVKRQSSESGQEMDGLDWPTTCSIEASFHVCLAYYEQIGRFISKLSNLGSEYGEIKKFGVRFVYKQDMERCDAETERKNKRSFNECCESSASEAVGSLKEEDDDESHSKKPKRI, encoded by the exons ATGTCTAAAATTAGTAGAGATATAAAAGTGTGCCGTGCAGCCTTCTCAGAGATATATAATCTACGaattctcaaaatttattgtgAAAAGAAGTTCAAACTGTACCTTCCCCAAGGTCTTGGTTCTCGTCTTTCTGACAATATTCATAACAAGAAGTTCAAACTTTACCTTCCTCAAGGTCTTGGCTCTTATCTTTCTGATAAGCTATCATATCTTCAGTGGGATTTATACCCTTTAAAATCTTTGCCATCAAAGTTTTCTCCTGAAAATCTAGTTGAACTGATACTGCATGGCAGCCATGTACAAAAACTTTGGAATCATCATGAAGTTAAG TCTCTTCCAATGTTAAGGAGGATCGATCTTAGTTATTCCCAGTTGCTTACTGAACTACCAGATCTGTCACATTCTCCAAATCTGGAAAGTTTAAATCTTGAAGGCTGTAAAAGCTTGGTTCATGTGCTTTCATCTCTTCCAAATCTTGAGAAGCTTACTTATCTAAATTTGAATGGTTGCTCCAAACTCAGAGATCTTGATGATATATCAAAAAGTACACAGGGATACTTGGATGTTGCAAGGTTAGGAGGCATAAAGAATCTTTGGAAGAATTTCACATATCTCAAAAGTTGCATCCAAAGTTTTACAGGCAATTTATGTCTCTACTCATCTCAGGATCACATTTCCCAAAAGTTTGCACCCAATTTAAGATGTTTACTTTTATGTCACACAGCTATAGAGACAGTGCCACCATCAATTGGGGATCTCTCGGGTCTTGTGCAACTAAAATTGTCTTTTTGCAGAAAATTTAAAAGTCTTCCATCAAGCATTTATCATTTGAAATCTCTTGAATCATTAAATCTATGTGGTTGTGAGAAACTGAAAACGTTTCCAGAAATCTTAGAGCCCATGAAACGCTTAAGATTTCTTCAGTTATCTTACTCAGGGATTAAAGAGTTACCAGAGTCCATTGTAAATCTAGTATCCCTCATAAATTTAGATACAAGTGGTTGCAAGGATCTTGAGTTTCTCCCCAACGGTCTATGTAATTTAAGGAACCTTAAGGCGATAAGGCTTGGCTTCTGttcaaaacttcaaaaattgCCTTCCCTTCCACCATCTTTGCATGTTTTGTATGTGAATAATTGTGAGAGACTGAAATATTTACCGGAGCTTCAATCGCTATGTAAGTTCTTGTCTGCAAGTGGCTGCACGTCACTGGAGAACATTTCAAACTGGAGTGCCGCCCCACTATTGGACCATCTGTCCGATATCTTTGTTTATACtgattatattgatttttacgGATGTGAAAAATTGGATAGGAATACACATAACACCATGATAGCTGATCGTGTAGTAATTCAAATTCTGGCTAGTATAAAATTTGGAAGT GACACGCCTTATCATAACTTTTGCTATCCGggagatgaaattccaaagtggTTCAACCATCAGACTTGTGGGACttcaatcaataatattatgCTTCCTCCATATTGGAATAATGACGACTTCTTGGCTTTGGCAATCTGCATTGTTTTTCATTGGaataaaattgacaaaaatagaATGTTAATTACTAGTTGTACACTGAAGTTCAAAACCATCGACGATGGTAGTCTTTACAAATATCATAATTGTACTTTGTCCTCCATGTTTAACCAGTTTAGTTCAGATCACGTGCTCATATGGTATGTAAAAAGACAGTCTTCGGAATCTGGCCAAGAAATGGATGGACTAGATTGGCCCACTACTTGTAGTATTGAGGCTTCTTTCCATGTCTGTCTTGCTTATTATGAGCAGATTGGACGTTTCATTTCGAAGCTCAGCAACTTAGGAAGTGAGTATGGTGAGATTAAGAAGTTTGGGGTTCGGTTTGTATACAAACAAGACATGGAGAGATGTGATGCAGAAActgaaagaaagaataagagAAGCTTCAATGAATGTTGTGAATCAAGTGCAAGTGAAGCTGTTGGCTCTCTTAAGGAAGAAGACGATGATGAATCACATTCTAAGAAACCCAAGCGTATTTGA